The following are encoded together in the Vigna unguiculata cultivar IT97K-499-35 chromosome 2, ASM411807v1, whole genome shotgun sequence genome:
- the LOC114167398 gene encoding armadillo repeat-containing protein 6: MATRTISQEAFEELVKENVDDLGMDPMEALQDAIQTLTLQGVDLSGIVTSVPGDTNPVIDCLDRLKNLQSEPDDDELVIAFNTLHELCSNPNPNANSNAAIATRNGAVELVFSFIPRATGSRALLLSALNALSTLLHDVQSTGTFQRCDGPTIVIGFLADNKQDVEILSSGFRVVASAATGDEIVKESFMELKVDELVLEILSLHKNEGIQSLYDAVRALLTPDDNRVVASQVYGYARKFAKIGIAEALVDSLSAGLCSPDLVPACTTLKVIAVNDEICKSIAEKGGVDAVLRCINDSAEQGNKAVAKVCCSLLSKLAGSDMNKSEIVGKGGMAKLMILSSRFSDDPSVLQEVMSIISVLCLRSPENAARAVEAGAGELAVQAMKKFPAAHQMQRNSCLMIRNLVVRNPENRTTLLLNGIEKYIRKAKGTHSNCKDAATDALRDLGLDNYNL, from the exons ATGGCGACGCGTACGATCTCGCAGGAAGCATTCGAAGAACTGGTGAAAGAGAACGTCGACGATCTCGGCATGGACCCCATGGAGGCTCTCCAAGACGCCATCCAAACCCTCACTCTTCAAGGCGTCGATCTCTCAG GCATCGTCACCTCCGTCCCCGGCGACACCAACCCCGTCATCGACTGCTTGGACCGCTTGAAGAACCTCCAATCCGAACCCGACGATGACGAACTAGTCATAGCGTTCAACACGCTCCACGAATTGTGTTCGAATCCAAATCCAAATGCAAATTCGAATGCGGCAATTGCGACCAGAAACGGCGCCGTCGAGTTAGTTTTTTCGTTTATCCCCCGAGCCACCGGATCTCGCGCGCTCCTTCTCTCCGCTTTAAACGCATTGTCGACTTTGCTTCACG ATGTTCAGAGTACGGGCACGTTTCAGCGGTGTGACGGACCGACGATTGTGATTGGTTTTCTGGCTGATAATAAGCAGGATGTGGAGATCTTGAGCAGTGGATTTCGCGTCGTGGCTTCTGCGGCGACCGGCGATGAGATCGTGAAGGAGTCGTTTATGGAGTTGAAGGTTGATGAGCTGGTTTTGGAGATCTTGTCGTTGCATAAGAACGAGGGGATCCAGAGTTTGTATGACGCGGTTCGGGCGCTTTTGACGCCGGATGACAATCGTGTCGTGGCTTCGCAG GTGTATGGTTATGCACGAAAATTTGCCAAGATTGGAATTGCAGAAGCTCTTGTGGATTCTCTGAGTGCAGGGCTTTGCTCACCTGACCTAGTTCCAGCATGCACGACTTTGAAAGTCATTGCTGTAAAT GATGAAATATGTAAATCCATTGCTGAGAAAGGTGGCGTTGATGCAGTACTCAGATGTATCAATGACAGTGCTGAACAAGGCAACAAAGCTGTGGCTAAAGTTTGTTGCTCATTACTTTCAAAG TTAGCAGGAAGTGACATGAACAAGAGTGAAATTGTTGGGAAAGGAGGTATGGCGAAGTTGATGATACTTTCATCCAGATTTTCCGATGACCCATCTGTTTTGCAAGAG GTTATGTCTATTATTTCTGTGCTTTGTTTAAGATCACCTGAAAACGCAGCCCGTGCCGTTGAAGCTGGGGCCGGTGAGCTAGCTGTTCAGGCCATGAAGAAATTTCCTGCAGCACACCAAATGCAGAGAAACTCCTGTCTTATGATCAGAAATCTAGTTGTGAGAAATCCAGAAAACAG